In one Massilia endophytica genomic region, the following are encoded:
- a CDS encoding CaiB/BaiF CoA transferase family protein, with amino-acid sequence MSSAPNAKALGHIRVLDLSRVLAGPWCSQNLADLGADVIKIERPGTGDDTRAWGPPYAKDPLGKDTSEAAYYLAANRGKRSVTVDISKPEGQAIIRELAKQSDVVLENYKVGQLKRYGLDYESLKAVKPDLVYCSVTGFGQDGPYAHRAGYDFLIQGMGGLMSVTGERDDLPGGGPQKAGVALCDLMTGMYSTIAILAALTHRDRTGEGQYIDMALLDVQVAMLANMGSNYLHSGKAPKRWGNAHPNIVPYQTFACSDGYIIVATGNDGQYVKFVEAGGRPELAADPRFVTNPLRVQNRDVLVPMLAEMVLTKTRDEWIDLLEAVGVPCGPINDIGEVYQNPQVKAREMVVDVPHPVAGSMKLVRSPMRLSATPADASVAPPMLGQHTDAILRDLLGHSDADIATLRERGIL; translated from the coding sequence ATGAGCAGCGCCCCGAACGCCAAAGCCCTCGGACATATCCGCGTCCTCGACCTCTCGCGCGTGCTGGCGGGGCCGTGGTGCTCGCAGAACCTGGCGGACCTGGGCGCCGACGTGATCAAGATCGAACGTCCCGGCACCGGCGACGACACGCGCGCCTGGGGGCCTCCGTACGCGAAAGACCCGTTGGGCAAGGACACCAGCGAAGCGGCCTACTACCTCGCCGCCAACCGCGGCAAGCGTTCGGTCACGGTGGATATCTCCAAGCCGGAAGGCCAGGCCATTATCCGCGAACTGGCGAAGCAGTCGGACGTGGTGCTGGAGAACTACAAGGTCGGGCAGCTCAAGCGCTATGGGCTCGACTACGAATCCCTGAAGGCCGTGAAGCCGGACCTGGTCTACTGCTCCGTGACCGGCTTCGGGCAGGATGGGCCGTATGCCCACCGCGCGGGATATGACTTCCTGATCCAGGGCATGGGCGGGCTGATGTCCGTGACCGGCGAGCGCGACGACCTGCCGGGCGGCGGCCCCCAGAAAGCTGGTGTGGCGCTGTGCGACCTCATGACGGGCATGTATTCGACCATCGCCATCCTTGCCGCGCTCACGCACCGCGACCGCACGGGCGAAGGCCAGTACATCGATATGGCCCTGCTGGACGTGCAGGTGGCCATGCTCGCCAATATGGGCAGCAACTACCTCCATAGCGGCAAGGCGCCCAAGCGCTGGGGCAATGCCCACCCCAATATCGTGCCCTATCAGACGTTTGCGTGCTCGGACGGCTACATCATCGTTGCGACGGGCAACGACGGGCAGTACGTGAAGTTCGTTGAAGCGGGCGGACGGCCGGAACTGGCGGCCGATCCGCGCTTCGTGACCAATCCCCTGCGCGTGCAGAACCGCGACGTGCTGGTGCCAATGCTGGCCGAGATGGTGTTGACGAAGACGCGCGACGAGTGGATCGATCTGCTGGAAGCGGTGGGCGTGCCGTGCGGGCCGATCAACGATATCGGCGAGGTGTACCAGAACCCGCAGGTGAAGGCGCGCGAGATGGTGGTGGACGTGCCGCATCCGGTGGCAGGCAGCATGAAGCTGGTGCGCAGCCCGATGCGGCTGTCGGCGACCCCGGCCGACGCCAGCGTCGCCCCGCCGATGCTCGGCCAGCACACCGACGCGATCCTGCGCGACCTCCTCGGCCACAGCGACGCCGACATCGCCACCCTCCGCGAGCGCGGCATCCTCTAA
- the ugpQ gene encoding glycerophosphodiester phosphodiesterase yields MWPYPRILAHRGGGTLAPENTIAGLRAGLAHGFHAVEFDVMLSQDGIGVVMHDPDFGRTVPGRGSVPTTSAAELRAMDAGSWFGPAFAGEPVPLFSDFVAFCRAEKIWMNIEIKPAPGFDTETGAWVARRTRELFAADMGDAAKLPLLSSFSFEALAAARDAAPDLPRAYLLDKIPPDWEGQARSLGAVAIHTNQKHLTPGTAQAIKAAGFGLFCYTVNDPERARTLFSWGVDAFCTDRIDLIGPAFA; encoded by the coding sequence ATGTGGCCTTATCCCCGAATCCTCGCGCATCGCGGCGGCGGCACGCTCGCTCCCGAGAACACGATTGCCGGCCTGCGCGCCGGCCTGGCCCACGGCTTCCACGCCGTGGAGTTCGATGTGATGCTGTCACAGGACGGCATCGGCGTCGTCATGCACGATCCCGATTTCGGCCGCACGGTGCCGGGCCGTGGCAGCGTACCCACGACCAGCGCGGCCGAGCTGCGCGCGATGGATGCAGGGAGCTGGTTCGGCCCGGCGTTCGCGGGAGAGCCGGTGCCGCTGTTCTCCGATTTCGTCGCCTTCTGCAGGGCCGAAAAGATCTGGATGAACATCGAGATCAAGCCCGCACCGGGCTTCGACACCGAAACGGGCGCCTGGGTCGCGCGCCGCACGCGCGAACTCTTTGCAGCCGACATGGGCGACGCCGCAAAGCTCCCGCTTCTGTCGTCTTTCAGCTTCGAAGCCCTGGCCGCCGCGCGCGATGCCGCGCCCGACCTGCCGCGCGCTTATCTTCTCGATAAGATTCCGCCGGACTGGGAAGGGCAGGCCCGCAGTCTGGGCGCCGTGGCGATCCACACCAACCAGAAGCACCTCACGCCCGGCACGGCCCAGGCCATCAAGGCGGCGGGCTTCGGCCTGTTTTGCTATACCGTCAACGATCCCGAACGGGCGCGCACCCTGTTCTCCTGGGGCGTGGACGCCTTCTGCACCGACCGCATCGACCTGATCGGCCCTGCCTTTGCCTGA
- the alaS gene encoding alanine--tRNA ligase, which translates to MKSSEIREKFLKFFESKGHTIVRSSPLVPGNDPTMLLTNSGMVQFKDVFLGLDTRPYSRATSVQRCVRAGGKHNDLENVGYTARHHTFFEMLGNFSFGDYFKRDAIQYAWELLTKVYMLPAEKLTVTVYQEDDEAYDIWANEIGVPKERIIRIGDNKGSRYASDNFWQMADTGPCGPCTEIFYDHGPDIWGGPPGSPEEDGDRFIEIWNLVFMQFNRDEAGNMSKLPKPCVDTGMGMERLAAVLQHVHSNYEIDLFQNLIKAAARETGATDLENKSLRVIADHIRAASFLIVDGIIPSSEGHGYVLRRIIRRALRHGHKLGQAKPFFYKLAVDLDKEMGSAYPELSEKLAYVQQVLKTEEERFGETLENGMKILEAQLAKDAKNLDGATAFTLYDTYGFPLDLTADICRERGVTLDEAGFHEAMENQKKTARAAGKFKMAANVEYSGAKTNFVGYERLSFDSTVIALYSNGAPVQELKAGENGIVVLDTTPFYAESGGQVGDQGVIQSASARFNVEDTLKIQADVFGQHGVLAQGTLKVGDKVSAQVDTEKRGRTIRNHSATHLMHKALREVLGPHVAQKGSLVDPDKTRFDFSHNAPLTAEQIAQIETIVNKEILENHATKAQHMSFDDAVKHGAMALFGEKYGDEVRVLDIGSSKELCGGVHVNRTGDIGLFKIVSEGGVAAGIRRVEAVTGEGALALVQGMTRRLNEAAAALKATPEEITSRISQVQDQVKSLEKELNALKSKLASGQGDELATKAVDVKGIKVLAATMEGADVAALRETMDKLKDKLKTAAIVLASVADGKVSLIAGVTQDSIGKVKAGELVNFVAQQVGGKGGGRPDMAQAGGTNPAALPGALEGVAAWVESRL; encoded by the coding sequence ATGAAATCATCCGAAATCCGCGAGAAGTTCCTGAAGTTCTTCGAATCCAAGGGTCACACCATCGTCCGTTCCAGCCCTCTGGTGCCAGGCAATGACCCGACCATGCTGCTCACGAACTCCGGCATGGTGCAGTTCAAGGACGTGTTCCTCGGCCTGGATACCCGTCCCTATTCGCGCGCGACCTCCGTGCAGCGCTGCGTGCGCGCCGGCGGCAAGCACAATGACCTGGAAAACGTGGGCTACACCGCGCGCCACCACACCTTCTTCGAAATGCTGGGTAACTTCAGCTTCGGCGACTACTTCAAGCGCGACGCCATCCAGTACGCCTGGGAGCTGCTGACCAAGGTGTACATGCTGCCCGCCGAGAAGCTGACCGTCACCGTCTACCAGGAAGACGACGAGGCCTACGATATCTGGGCCAACGAAATCGGCGTGCCGAAAGAGCGCATCATCCGCATCGGCGACAACAAGGGCTCGCGCTACGCGTCGGACAACTTCTGGCAGATGGCCGATACCGGCCCATGCGGCCCCTGCACCGAGATCTTCTACGACCACGGCCCGGACATCTGGGGCGGCCCTCCCGGCTCGCCTGAAGAAGACGGCGACCGCTTCATCGAAATCTGGAACCTGGTGTTCATGCAGTTCAACCGCGACGAAGCGGGCAACATGAGCAAGCTGCCGAAGCCCTGCGTGGATACGGGCATGGGCATGGAGCGCCTGGCCGCCGTGCTGCAGCACGTGCACAGCAACTACGAGATCGACCTGTTCCAGAACCTGATCAAGGCCGCCGCCCGCGAAACCGGCGCCACCGACCTGGAAAACAAGTCGCTGCGCGTGATCGCCGACCATATCCGCGCCGCTTCCTTCCTGATCGTGGACGGCATCATCCCTTCGTCCGAAGGCCACGGCTACGTCCTGCGCCGCATCATCCGCCGCGCACTGCGCCATGGCCACAAGCTGGGCCAGGCCAAGCCTTTCTTCTACAAGCTGGCGGTAGACCTGGACAAGGAAATGGGTTCGGCCTATCCGGAGCTGAGCGAGAAGCTGGCTTACGTGCAGCAGGTGCTGAAGACCGAAGAAGAGCGCTTCGGCGAAACGCTGGAAAACGGCATGAAGATCCTGGAAGCGCAGCTGGCCAAGGACGCGAAGAACCTGGACGGCGCCACCGCCTTCACCCTGTACGACACCTACGGCTTCCCGCTGGACCTCACCGCCGACATCTGCCGCGAGCGCGGCGTGACGCTGGATGAAGCAGGCTTCCACGAAGCCATGGAGAACCAGAAGAAGACCGCCCGCGCTGCAGGCAAGTTCAAGATGGCCGCCAACGTGGAATACAGCGGCGCCAAGACCAATTTCGTGGGCTACGAGCGGCTGTCCTTCGACTCCACCGTGATCGCCCTGTACAGCAACGGCGCGCCGGTGCAGGAGCTGAAGGCTGGCGAGAACGGCATCGTGGTTCTGGACACCACCCCCTTCTACGCCGAGTCCGGCGGCCAGGTGGGCGACCAGGGTGTGATCCAGAGCGCCTCGGCCAGGTTCAACGTGGAAGACACGCTGAAGATCCAGGCCGACGTGTTCGGCCAGCACGGCGTGCTGGCGCAGGGAACGCTGAAGGTGGGCGACAAGGTGTCCGCCCAGGTGGATACCGAGAAGCGCGGCCGCACCATCCGCAACCACTCCGCAACGCACCTGATGCACAAGGCGCTGCGCGAGGTGCTGGGCCCACACGTGGCGCAGAAAGGCTCGCTGGTCGATCCGGACAAGACCCGCTTCGACTTCAGCCACAACGCGCCGCTGACGGCCGAACAGATCGCGCAGATCGAAACCATCGTCAACAAGGAAATCCTGGAGAACCACGCGACGAAGGCGCAGCACATGTCCTTCGACGACGCGGTGAAGCACGGCGCCATGGCCCTCTTCGGCGAGAAGTACGGCGATGAAGTGCGCGTGCTGGACATCGGCTCCTCCAAGGAACTGTGCGGCGGCGTGCACGTGAACCGCACGGGCGACATCGGCCTGTTCAAGATCGTGTCCGAAGGCGGCGTGGCGGCCGGTATCCGCCGCGTGGAAGCCGTGACGGGCGAGGGCGCGCTGGCGCTGGTGCAGGGCATGACCCGCCGCCTGAACGAAGCGGCTGCCGCGCTGAAGGCCACGCCGGAAGAGATCACCTCCCGCATTTCGCAGGTGCAGGACCAGGTGAAGTCGCTGGAGAAGGAGCTGAACGCGCTCAAGTCCAAGCTGGCTTCCGGCCAGGGAGACGAGCTGGCCACCAAGGCCGTGGACGTCAAGGGCATCAAGGTGCTGGCCGCGACCATGGAAGGCGCGGACGTGGCCGCCCTGCGCGAAACCATGGACAAGCTGAAGGACAAGCTGAAGACCGCCGCCATCGTGCTGGCCAGCGTTGCCGACGGCAAGGTGAGCCTGATCGCGGGCGTGACCCAGGACTCCATCGGCAAGGTCAAGGCGGGGGAGCTGGTGAACTTCGTCGCACAACAAGTGGGCGGCAAAGGCGGCGGACGCCCCGATATGGCGCAGGCCGGCGGCACCAACCCGGCTGCACTGCCGGGCGCCCTGGAGGGCGTTGCAGCATGGGTGGAATCCAGGCTGTAA
- a CDS encoding sulfurtransferase TusA family protein, which produces MSETVLDTEMIEFHKELDARGLNCPLPILKAKKALAELESGQVLRIMATDPGSVRDFQAFAKQTGNPLLSHVQHGREFTFLMQRK; this is translated from the coding sequence ATGAGCGAAACAGTACTCGACACCGAAATGATTGAATTTCATAAGGAACTCGATGCGCGGGGCCTCAATTGCCCGCTGCCGATCCTGAAGGCGAAGAAGGCGCTGGCAGAGCTGGAGAGTGGCCAGGTCCTGCGCATCATGGCAACCGATCCCGGTTCCGTGCGCGACTTCCAGGCCTTTGCCAAGCAGACCGGCAATCCGCTGCTCTCGCATGTGCAGCATGGCCGCGAATTCACTTTTTTGATGCAGCGCAAGTAA
- a CDS encoding electron transfer flavoprotein subunit beta/FixA family protein: MKVLVPVKRVVDYNVKVRVKSDGTGVDIANVKMSMNPFDEIALEEATRLKEAGKVTEVVAVSCGVAQCQETLRTGMAIGADRGILVETSAELEPLAVAKLLKALADKEQPQLIILGKQAIDDDSNQTGQMLAALLGWPQATFASKVVLEDGKATVTREVDGGLETLALTLPAIVTTDLRLNEPRYVTLPNIMKAKKKPLETVKPEDLGVDVAPRLKTLKVVEPAKRSAGIKVPDVATLVSKLRTEAKVI, translated from the coding sequence ATGAAAGTCCTCGTACCTGTCAAGCGTGTAGTTGACTACAACGTCAAAGTGCGCGTGAAGTCGGACGGCACTGGCGTCGATATCGCCAACGTCAAAATGTCGATGAACCCGTTCGACGAGATCGCACTCGAAGAGGCTACCCGCCTGAAGGAAGCGGGCAAGGTCACGGAAGTGGTGGCCGTATCCTGCGGCGTGGCCCAGTGCCAGGAAACCCTGCGCACCGGCATGGCCATCGGCGCCGACCGCGGCATCCTGGTCGAAACCTCGGCCGAACTGGAGCCGCTGGCCGTGGCCAAGCTGCTGAAGGCCCTGGCCGACAAGGAACAGCCGCAGCTGATCATCCTGGGCAAGCAAGCCATCGACGACGACTCCAACCAGACGGGCCAGATGCTGGCTGCGCTGCTGGGCTGGCCGCAAGCGACCTTCGCCTCGAAAGTGGTGCTGGAAGACGGCAAGGCGACCGTGACCCGCGAAGTGGACGGCGGCCTGGAAACCCTGGCCCTGACGCTGCCCGCCATCGTCACCACCGACCTGCGCCTGAACGAGCCGCGCTACGTGACGCTGCCGAACATCATGAAGGCCAAGAAAAAGCCGCTCGAGACCGTGAAGCCGGAAGACCTGGGTGTGGACGTGGCGCCGCGCCTGAAGACCCTGAAGGTCGTGGAACCTGCCAAGCGCTCCGCCGGTATCAAGGTGCCGGACGTGGCAACCCTGGTGTCGAAGCTGCGCACCGAAGCAAAAGTCATCTAA
- a CDS encoding electron transfer flavoprotein subunit alpha/FixB family protein, which translates to MVALVIAEHDNASLKGSTHHTVTAAAQCGGEVHVLVAGSNASAAAQQAAQIAGVSKVLLADAPYFAEGLAENVAEQILAVAGSYSHILAPATAYGKNILPRVAAKLDVAQISEITKVDAPDTFERPIYAGNAIAYVQSSDKVKVITVRTTGFDSAASTGGSAAVENVAAVADVGKSSFVGREVAKSDRPELTAAKIIVSGGRGIGSAENFKVLEPLADKLNAAMGASRAAVDAGFVPNDWQVGQTGKIVAPSLYIAVGISGAIQHLAGMKDSKTIVAINKDPEAPIFSVADYGIVGDLFEVVPELVKELG; encoded by the coding sequence ATGGTCGCACTCGTCATTGCAGAACACGATAACGCCAGCCTCAAAGGCAGCACCCACCACACCGTGACCGCAGCCGCTCAATGCGGCGGCGAAGTCCACGTCCTGGTCGCTGGCAGCAATGCATCCGCCGCCGCGCAGCAGGCCGCCCAGATTGCGGGCGTGTCCAAGGTGCTGCTGGCCGACGCTCCCTACTTCGCCGAAGGCCTGGCCGAAAACGTGGCCGAGCAGATCCTGGCTGTCGCAGGCAGCTACTCGCACATCCTGGCTCCCGCCACCGCCTACGGCAAGAACATCCTGCCGCGCGTGGCCGCCAAGCTGGACGTAGCCCAGATCTCCGAAATCACCAAGGTCGATGCGCCGGACACCTTCGAGCGCCCGATCTACGCCGGTAACGCCATCGCCTACGTGCAGTCCTCGGACAAGGTGAAGGTCATCACCGTCCGCACCACGGGCTTCGACTCCGCAGCTTCCACCGGCGGTTCGGCTGCCGTGGAAAACGTGGCCGCCGTGGCCGACGTGGGCAAGTCCTCCTTCGTGGGCCGCGAAGTGGCCAAGTCGGACCGTCCGGAACTGACCGCCGCCAAGATCATCGTGTCGGGTGGCCGCGGCATCGGTTCGGCCGAGAACTTCAAGGTCCTGGAGCCTCTGGCCGACAAGCTGAACGCCGCCATGGGCGCATCGCGCGCCGCAGTGGACGCGGGCTTCGTGCCGAACGACTGGCAGGTTGGCCAGACCGGCAAGATCGTGGCGCCGTCCCTGTACATCGCCGTCGGCATTTCGGGCGCCATCCAGCACCTGGCCGGCATGAAGGACTCGAAGACCATTGTCGCCATCAACAAGGACCCTGAAGCGCCGATCTTCTCCGTTGCCGACTACGGCATCGTGGGCGATCTGTTCGAAGTGGTACCTGAACTGGTCAAAGAACTGGGCTGA
- a CDS encoding acyl-CoA dehydrogenase, with amino-acid sequence MSYQAPLKDMQFVMNELANLAAVSALPGCEDATAETAEAVLEENAKFCSGVVAPLNHAADKEPSSWSEGKVTTSKGFKEAFRQFAEAGWQGVQHPQEFGGQGLPKLVATPCVEMLHGSNLSFALVALLTDGAIEALLTAGSDEQKATFLEPLISGKWTGTMNLTEPQAGSDLAAVRTRAVPQGDGTYKIFGTKIFITYGEHDMAENIIHLVLARTPDAPPGVKGISLFIVPKFMVNKDGSLGERNDAHCVSIEHKLGIKASPTAVLQFGDNGGAIGTLVGEENRGLEYMFIMMNAARFGVGMQGVGLAERAYQQAATFAKERVQSRDLAGSAGPVAIINHPDVRRMLMSMRSQTEAARALAYVGAGISDIAHFHADEAVRAENLAVYEYLVPIIKGWSTEMSENVARDGVQVHGGMGFIEETGAAQHYRDAKILTIYEGTTAIQANDLVGRKTVRDGGKVAKGLIAQVRATEAQLGDASGADFAAIRKQLAQGSADLEAVVDFVLANVKSDIKSVFAGSVLYLKLAGIVLGGWQMARAALIAQQKLDAGEGDAAFYKAKIATARFFAEHILSQSTSLRTAIVDGASGVLALDVEQF; translated from the coding sequence ATGAGCTATCAAGCGCCCCTGAAAGACATGCAGTTCGTGATGAACGAGCTGGCCAACCTCGCCGCCGTGAGCGCACTGCCGGGCTGCGAGGACGCGACCGCCGAAACGGCGGAAGCGGTGCTGGAAGAGAACGCGAAATTCTGTAGCGGCGTTGTCGCGCCGCTGAACCACGCCGCGGACAAGGAGCCCAGCTCCTGGAGCGAAGGCAAGGTCACGACCTCAAAGGGCTTCAAGGAAGCCTTCCGCCAGTTCGCTGAAGCGGGCTGGCAGGGGGTGCAGCATCCGCAGGAATTCGGCGGCCAGGGCCTGCCGAAACTGGTGGCCACGCCATGCGTGGAAATGCTGCACGGCTCCAACCTGTCGTTCGCGCTGGTGGCGCTGCTGACGGACGGCGCCATCGAAGCCCTGCTGACCGCAGGCAGCGACGAGCAGAAAGCCACCTTCCTCGAACCGCTCATCTCCGGCAAGTGGACCGGCACCATGAACCTCACCGAGCCGCAGGCAGGCTCCGACCTGGCCGCCGTGCGCACGCGCGCCGTGCCGCAGGGCGATGGCACCTACAAGATCTTCGGCACCAAGATCTTCATCACCTACGGCGAGCACGATATGGCGGAGAACATCATCCACCTCGTACTGGCGCGCACGCCGGATGCTCCTCCGGGCGTCAAGGGCATTTCCCTGTTCATCGTGCCCAAGTTTATGGTCAACAAGGACGGTTCGCTGGGCGAGCGCAATGACGCGCACTGCGTGTCCATCGAACACAAGCTGGGCATCAAGGCCAGCCCCACCGCCGTGCTGCAGTTCGGCGACAACGGCGGCGCCATCGGCACGCTGGTGGGTGAAGAGAACCGCGGCCTGGAATACATGTTCATCATGATGAACGCGGCCCGCTTCGGCGTTGGCATGCAGGGCGTGGGCCTGGCGGAACGCGCCTACCAGCAGGCGGCCACGTTCGCCAAGGAACGCGTGCAGTCGCGCGACCTGGCCGGTTCGGCTGGTCCCGTGGCCATCATCAACCATCCGGACGTGCGCCGCATGCTCATGTCCATGCGCTCGCAGACCGAGGCGGCGCGTGCGCTGGCCTATGTGGGCGCGGGCATCAGCGACATCGCCCACTTCCATGCGGACGAAGCGGTGCGCGCCGAGAACCTGGCCGTGTACGAGTACCTGGTGCCGATCATCAAGGGCTGGTCCACCGAGATGTCCGAGAACGTGGCGCGCGACGGCGTGCAGGTGCACGGCGGCATGGGCTTCATCGAGGAAACCGGCGCAGCGCAGCACTACCGCGACGCGAAAATCCTTACCATCTACGAAGGCACCACGGCCATCCAGGCCAACGATCTGGTGGGCCGCAAGACGGTGCGCGACGGCGGCAAGGTTGCGAAAGGCCTGATCGCGCAGGTGCGCGCCACTGAAGCGCAGCTGGGCGACGCCTCCGGCGCCGACTTCGCAGCCATCCGCAAGCAGCTGGCGCAAGGCAGCGCGGACCTGGAAGCGGTGGTGGATTTCGTGCTGGCCAACGTCAAGAGCGACATCAAGAGCGTGTTCGCGGGCAGCGTGCTGTATCTGAAGCTGGCGGGCATTGTGCTGGGCGGCTGGCAGATGGCGCGCGCGGCGCTGATCGCGCAGCAGAAGCTGGACGCAGGCGAGGGCGATGCCGCCTTCTACAAAGCCAAGATCGCCACCGCGCGCTTCTTCGCCGAGCACATCCTCTCCCAGTCCACCTCCCTGCGCACCGCCATCGTGGACGGCGCCTCCGGCGTGCTGGCGCTGGACGTCGAGCAGTTCTAA
- a CDS encoding polysaccharide deacetylase family protein, with the protein MRHLQLIAAAALALAAFAAHAQSVAFTFDDGPHISDGPRLNAEQRNKAMLAALAKHKVKAALFVTAGNGANKPEGLAFARAWGEAGHVIGNHTMTHPDLHKIALEDYQRQILDCDRIISPLPGYQRWFRFTFLREGNTPEKRDGMRSFLAQQGYRNAYVSLDTSDWRLNDKLVEVLRKNRDADVSAIREAYLSHVRQRALAYRALSQKLQGRDIAQVMLMHHNLINALWLDDVITMFKEMGWTITTPQAAFADPVYALAPDRPVAGQSLLLSMARALGLGKFEGWERLVDDGDYEIAALAAKGL; encoded by the coding sequence TTGCGACATCTTCAACTCATTGCAGCCGCTGCACTGGCGCTGGCTGCCTTCGCGGCCCATGCCCAGTCCGTGGCCTTCACCTTCGACGATGGCCCCCACATCAGCGACGGGCCGCGGCTCAACGCGGAGCAGCGCAACAAGGCCATGCTGGCCGCGCTGGCGAAGCATAAGGTAAAGGCGGCGCTGTTCGTCACCGCGGGCAACGGCGCCAACAAACCTGAGGGACTGGCCTTCGCTCGCGCCTGGGGCGAAGCAGGCCATGTAATCGGCAACCACACGATGACGCACCCGGACCTGCACAAGATTGCGCTGGAAGACTACCAGCGGCAGATACTGGACTGCGACCGCATCATCAGCCCTCTGCCCGGCTACCAGAGATGGTTCCGCTTCACCTTCCTGCGCGAAGGGAACACGCCCGAGAAGCGCGACGGCATGCGCAGCTTCCTCGCGCAGCAGGGCTACCGCAATGCCTACGTCAGCCTCGACACGAGCGACTGGCGCCTGAACGACAAGCTGGTGGAGGTGCTGAGAAAGAATCGGGATGCCGACGTGAGCGCCATCCGCGAGGCCTACCTGAGCCACGTGCGCCAGCGCGCCCTCGCCTACCGCGCCCTGTCGCAGAAGCTGCAGGGCCGCGACATTGCGCAAGTCATGCTCATGCACCACAACCTGATCAACGCCCTTTGGCTGGACGACGTGATCACCATGTTCAAGGAAATGGGCTGGACCATCACCACGCCGCAGGCGGCATTTGCGGACCCGGTGTACGCACTGGCGCCGGACCGTCCCGTTGCCGGACAAAGCCTGCTGCTCTCCATGGCCCGCGCACTCGGGCTGGGCAAGTTCGAAGGATGGGAAAGGCTGGTGGACGACGGCGACTACGAAATCGCCGCGCTGGCTGCAAAAGGCCTGTAA
- a CDS encoding bifunctional transcriptional activator/DNA repair enzyme AdaA, whose protein sequence is MKISDANDIQRCYRALVDRSPQHVGAFYAAVKTTGIFCIATCRARKPKLENVDFFTDLKEPLALGFRPCKVCRPTENSPDVPPQVARAVALVREASTRRIPDGELRSLGLSPELIRRWFLKHHGFSFQAYQRMLRINGAMAELKDGRSATEAALGSGYESLSGFAYTFKKMTGHAPSNAAAPLVMHRFSTPLGPMFVCASENGVCLLEFTDRRMLETELRDIQRHFRTRILAGENEHTRETESQLGEYFAGKRTEFSVPLDAPGSAFQTRVWAALRSLPFGEATHYQALAERIGAPSATRAVASANGANRIAIIIPCHRVIGKDGSLTGYGGGLARKEWLLAHEGAR, encoded by the coding sequence ATGAAAATCAGTGACGCCAACGATATCCAGCGCTGCTACCGCGCGCTCGTGGACCGCTCGCCGCAGCATGTGGGCGCGTTCTATGCCGCAGTGAAGACCACGGGCATCTTCTGCATAGCCACCTGCCGGGCGCGCAAGCCCAAGCTGGAGAACGTGGACTTCTTCACCGACCTGAAGGAGCCGCTGGCGCTGGGCTTCAGGCCCTGCAAGGTATGCCGCCCAACGGAGAACAGCCCTGACGTGCCTCCTCAGGTGGCGCGCGCCGTGGCGCTGGTGCGAGAAGCGTCCACCCGCCGCATACCGGACGGCGAACTGCGCTCGCTGGGGCTGAGCCCTGAACTGATTCGCCGCTGGTTCCTGAAGCACCACGGCTTCAGCTTCCAGGCCTACCAGCGCATGCTGCGCATCAATGGCGCCATGGCGGAGCTGAAGGACGGACGCAGCGCAACGGAAGCGGCCCTGGGCAGCGGCTATGAATCCCTGAGCGGCTTCGCCTACACCTTCAAGAAAATGACGGGCCATGCACCGAGCAACGCAGCGGCTCCGCTGGTAATGCACCGCTTCTCCACGCCGCTGGGGCCCATGTTTGTCTGCGCCAGCGAGAACGGCGTATGCCTGCTGGAGTTCACCGACAGGCGCATGCTGGAGACCGAGCTGCGCGACATCCAGCGACACTTCCGCACCCGCATTCTGGCGGGCGAGAACGAGCATACGCGCGAGACCGAATCGCAGCTGGGCGAGTACTTCGCAGGCAAGCGGACGGAATTCAGCGTGCCGCTCGACGCGCCCGGCAGCGCATTCCAGACCCGCGTGTGGGCCGCGCTGCGCAGCCTGCCCTTTGGCGAGGCAACACATTACCAGGCGCTCGCGGAACGCATCGGAGCTCCCAGCGCCACGCGGGCGGTAGCCTCGGCCAATGGCGCCAACCGCATCGCCATCATCATTCCCTGCCACCGCGTGATCGGCAAGGATGGTTCGCTCACAGGTTATGGCGGCGGACTCGCACGCAAGGAATGGCTGCTGGCGCACGAAGGCGCACGCTGA